The following proteins are co-located in the Vigna unguiculata cultivar IT97K-499-35 chromosome 9, ASM411807v1, whole genome shotgun sequence genome:
- the LOC114162490 gene encoding pre-mRNA cleavage factor Im 25 kDa subunit 1 isoform X2, with protein MGEEASVTNLRNENGGNEDQNMEFDIYPLSSYYFGSKDAIPFKDLSLHNHLLRIQSNYAARGLRTSVEAVLLVELFKHPHLLLLQVRNSIYKLPGGRLRPDESDTDGLKRKLTRKLSVDEDGDGSEWEVGECLGMWWRPDFETLLYPFLPPNVKQPKTYGQIISGVPQLLSKFSFNMLES; from the exons ATGGGGGAAGAGGCGAGTGTAACCAATTTGCGTAATGAAAACGGTGGAAACGAAGATCAGAACATGGAATTCGACATTTATCCTTTGAGTAGTTACTATTTTGGATCCAAAGACGCAATTCCCTTCAAAGACCTCTCTCTACATAATCACCTTCTCAGGATTCAATCCAA cTATGCTGCTCGTGGATTACGAACTTCTGTGGAGGCTGTCTTACTG GTTGAACTGTTCAAACATCCACACTTGTTGCTTTTGCAAGTAAGAAATTCCATCTATAAACTTCCCGGTGGTAGATTAAGGCCAGACGAATCAG ATACTGATGGATTGAAGCGTAAGCTGACAAGGAAGCTTTCTGTTGATGAAGATGGAGATGGTTCAGAATGGGAG GTTGGTGAATGCCTTGGAATGTGGTGGAGACCTGATTTTGAAACATTATTGTACCCTTTCTTGCCACCAAATGTAAAACAACCAAAG ACATATGGGCAAATAATATCAGGGGTTCCACAGCTTCTGTCAAAATTCTCTTTCAACATGTTGGAATCTTGA
- the LOC114162490 gene encoding pre-mRNA cleavage factor Im 25 kDa subunit 1 isoform X1 — MGEEASVTNLRNENGGNEDQNMEFDIYPLSSYYFGSKDAIPFKDLSLHNHLLRIQSNYAARGLRTSVEAVLLVELFKHPHLLLLQVRNSIYKLPGGRLRPDESDTDGLKRKLTRKLSVDEDGDGSEWEVGECLGMWWRPDFETLLYPFLPPNVKQPKECTKVFLVKLPASRKFIVPKNMRLLAVPLCQVHENLRTYGQIISGVPQLLSKFSFNMLES; from the exons ATGGGGGAAGAGGCGAGTGTAACCAATTTGCGTAATGAAAACGGTGGAAACGAAGATCAGAACATGGAATTCGACATTTATCCTTTGAGTAGTTACTATTTTGGATCCAAAGACGCAATTCCCTTCAAAGACCTCTCTCTACATAATCACCTTCTCAGGATTCAATCCAA cTATGCTGCTCGTGGATTACGAACTTCTGTGGAGGCTGTCTTACTG GTTGAACTGTTCAAACATCCACACTTGTTGCTTTTGCAAGTAAGAAATTCCATCTATAAACTTCCCGGTGGTAGATTAAGGCCAGACGAATCAG ATACTGATGGATTGAAGCGTAAGCTGACAAGGAAGCTTTCTGTTGATGAAGATGGAGATGGTTCAGAATGGGAG GTTGGTGAATGCCTTGGAATGTGGTGGAGACCTGATTTTGAAACATTATTGTACCCTTTCTTGCCACCAAATGTAAAACAACCAAAG GAGTGCACAAAAGTGTTCCTTGTGAAGTTGCCTGCAAGTAGGAAGTTCATTGTACCCAAGAACATGAGGTTGCTTGCAGTTCCATTGTGCCAAGTTCATGAAAACCTCAGG ACATATGGGCAAATAATATCAGGGGTTCCACAGCTTCTGTCAAAATTCTCTTTCAACATGTTGGAATCTTGA